The Phormidium yuhuli AB48 DNA window CAGGGCCCATCTCCACGGGAGGATAGAGTAAGGTAGTAGGGTTTAAGCGCCAGCGTTTACGAATCCATTGGCTAGTGTACTCGCTATTACTCACTAAGAAACTATAGCGATCGGCGGCAAAATAAGCTTCGCGATGGGTGTCTGGGAAGTGACAGAAAAAGAGGGAGACTGGGGAAAGAGGAACAACCTTGGTCACTTGATTGGCGTTGATAAAAATATCATAATCTTTACTAGCCAGAGCAACCGCATCAAAGGGGTTCTCGGTTTCTGCGGTGACCCAAGTAGAATCAATAATATCGGAGCCACGTTTATCAAAAAATGGCAGGGAAATAATGCGAATTTGGCAGCGGGATAAGTCCAGTCCATACCACTGTTCGAGTTGGTCTCGCTGGACGGGTCGATTGCCGATCAGGGTAATGTCAAACTGGTCTTGTAGGACAGAGGCTAAGGTCGCCAAGTAACGTTGTCCACCGCCAATAAAGTGGAGTGAATTATCATAAATAGCAACACTCATTTTACGGCTATTTAAGATAACTTCTAGGCGTGCTAAAAGCTTGTCTATTTCTCTGGCTCCATAAATTTTTTCGAGTTTTTCACAGAGTTTGGGTAAGATTGATTTAATTGTCTTAGGGTCGTTCTCTGTAAGTAACTTTTTCAGAATAACGGGTAAGCAATCATAGAGTAAATCATAATGCTGTTCAATCCAAAAGACTGAGGTTGTTAGGGCATTGAGGAGATGTTCCGGTTCATGTTTGGCGAGATAGAGAAAGCGGTTGCGGTTACAGAAGTATTCAGTGAGAACTGAACCGGTACTTGACCCCCCCACTTGATGGTCGGCGATCGCCCCAGGGACATAGTGAAAACTCCAACCGCGATCGCGACAGCGTTTTGAGTATTCGACATCTTCAAAATACATGACAAACTCTTCATCAATCGCCCCCACATCTTGCAAACAGGCCCGTTGAAAGAGGGTGGCGGCCCAACAGAGTCCTTCTACCTTGTTGGGCTGATCATACTGACCCTGATCTACTTCACCATAGCCAATATCTGCCCAGTAATGGTTCCTTAGACGGCGATGGCCGACACTATTG harbors:
- a CDS encoding glycosyltransferase, translating into MSSSPLPCCSFIIVNYNGRHYLHSCLESVYRLDYPRDRLDVILVDNGSQDDSLAIVEQDFPEVRCFRNDRNNFARALNLGIEQAQGDYIAFLNNDAQLHRDWLGKLLPQFKRSPKIGAVAGKIRFLDGRINSVGHRRLRNHYWADIGYGEVDQGQYDQPNKVEGLCWAATLFQRACLQDVGAIDEEFVMYFEDVEYSKRCRDRGWSFHYVPGAIADHQVGGSSTGSVLTEYFCNRNRFLYLAKHEPEHLLNALTTSVFWIEQHYDLLYDCLPVILKKLLTENDPKTIKSILPKLCEKLEKIYGAREIDKLLARLEVILNSRKMSVAIYDNSLHFIGGGQRYLATLASVLQDQFDITLIGNRPVQRDQLEQWYGLDLSRCQIRIISLPFFDKRGSDIIDSTWVTAETENPFDAVALASKDYDIFINANQVTKVVPLSPVSLFFCHFPDTHREAYFAADRYSFLVSNSEYTSQWIRKRWRLNPTTLLYPPVEMGPETKPDSSNPIPKENLILAVGRFEPGGMKKQQEMIQAFQRLYSAHPQTMKGWRLVLVGGSPKKNSYLQGLEKQIKQAELPIELEVNVSLERLQTIYKKAALFWHLCGLDETHPERFEHFGMATVEAMQNGCIPLVFRGGGQPEIVEAGTSGFLLESLDELVQMTYDLCCQPETWPPLQEAARRRGDCFSRQRFEAEVWQLFGPIEEEYGQVQLPDPAQMAKRPTLLRELRD